GCCGGGGAGGCCCGGGTCGGGCCGTCGCGGACGGTGTCGCTGCCGCACGAGGTGGTGACGCGTATCCCGCAGGTCGGCGGGCGTGCGGGACTGGTGCTGGCCCTGTCCGGCTCCCAGCGCCGCCCCGGGGTGTGGTGGTTCCCCGACGGCACCGCGCGGCGGACCGCTTGGTCGTCGCGGGACGAGGACGCCGTCCCGCCCGGCCGGCCGCCGGTGCGTCCGGTGCCGCTGCGGCCGGTCGCGCGGGACGGACTGCCGCTGAGCGGCTGGTACTACCGGGCTCCGGACCGGGGCGCCGGTGAGCCCGCGCCCTGTGTGATCCATCTGCACGGCGGGCCGGAGGAGCAGGAGCGCCCGGTGTTCAACCCGCTCTACCACGAGCTGCTGGGCCGGGGGCTCGACGTGTTCGCCCCGGACGTGCGCGGCTCGTCGGGGCACGGCCGCTCGTTCGTCGACGCCGACCTCGGCACGGGCCGGTTCGCCGCGATCGAGGACGTGGCCGCCTGCGCGGCCCATGTCGTCGTCGCCGGTCTCGCCGACCCCCGGCGGCTGGCCGTCATGGGGCGCTCCTACGGCGGCTATCTGGTGATGGCCTCACTCGTGTGGCACCCGGACCTCTTCCGCACCGGCGTCGCGGCCTGCGGCATGTCCGACTTCGCGACCTTCTACGCCGGTACGGAGCCGTGGATCGCGGAGTCGGCCGCGCACAAGTACGGCCACCCGGAGCACGACCGCGAACTGCTGCACGCGCTGTCCCCGATGACCCGCGTGGACGCCCTGCGCGTCCCCGTCCTCACGGTCCACGGCGAGCACGACACCAATGTGCCGCTCGGCGAGTCCGAGCAGTTCGTCCGGGCGGCCCGGGAACGCGGACTGCGGGCCGAACTGCTGCTGCTGCGCGACGAGGGCCACGACTTCCTACGCGCGGACAGCCGCAGGCTCTTCCGCCGGACCGCCGCCGACTGGCTCCAGCGCCACATCGCCGAGTAGGGCCGCCGGCGCCCCCTGGTCAGGGCAGACGGCGGACGGCGAGGAGGAGCAGGCGCGGAAGGCGGCGGGTGGTCCAGGCGGCGGCCAGGGCGAGCACGGCGCCGGCGGCGACATCGCTCGGGAAGTGGGCCCCGCTCCGCACCCGCTCGACGGCCACGAGCGGCGGCCTGCGCCGGTCGATCACCTGCTTGCCGATCACGTTGGAGCCCACCTGGGCCAGCGTCATCGCCGCCAGGCCCGTCGCCGCCGCCCGTCGGCCGCGCCCACCGCCCCATCAGGCCATCACCGTGGCCGCCGCGCACCAGAGCTTGGCGCTCTCGGCCGTCTCCTCCACCGCCCACAGCGGCTTGCCCACGCGCACGGGGTCCCAGGCCGCCAGCCGCTTGGCGAGCCACCGGTCCCCCGCACGAAGCCCGGCCGACACTCTCATGCTCCAGGTATGCCCCGACCGCCCCTCGGTCGCGCGAGGCGGTGCGCCCGAGGGGCGGGGCGGTCGGCTCCGGCGGGGCGCACGGGCCGACCCGAGCATGCGTTCACCCCTTCCTTCGTTCGTTCCTTCGTTCCCTCGTTCGTTCATTCCTCCGGCGGTTCCACCGGCGGCAGCCGGTCGTCGGGGACCACGTGCATCGCCGCCTCCTCGGCGCCCGCCGCTCCGCCGTCGATGCCCTCGTCCTCGGCGACCAGTTCCTTGGTGGTGTCCGTCCGGACGCCCTCGTCGGGAGCGACGAGACGGCCGGCGCGGTCCGATCCGGCCTCCGGGTCGACGGGCTCGCCCTCGCCGCCGGGGAGGTCGCCGATGCCGTCCCCGAGCGGGACCTCCACGTCGGGCTCCTCCTGCCGCAGTCTGTCGTCGAGCGACTCGCCCTCGTGCTGCTCGGCGGCCGTGGTGCCGCTCTTGGTGACGCCCAGCGGCCTCTCCGGCGGCGAATAGCCCTCGTCCAGCATGTCGTCGTACGTGCGTTCGTCGATCGCGTCCTGGAGATCCAGCGGGGAGGCGTCCTCCTGCTCCTCGTTGCCACCGGTGGGCTGGTAGGCGTCGTCCGCCAGGTTCTCGTCGCTCATGATCGCCTCCGAGGGGTCGGTCGGCCGGTTCGTGTCTCCGTGCGGAGTACCGAGTTCCGCGGGGTGTCACACCTCTGTGCGGTGATCGCCGCCGCGTGGCGTCGGGCGTCCGTGCGGGGCGCGCTTCGGCCATCCGTGCGGTGCCCGCGCCGCCCGCGTTACCGGCCGAGCCGGGCGGGCACTCGGGTCGGCATGAATCCCAGTCCTCGCACTCCCCTGGTCGACAGTTCGCTCGCGGCCCTGGTCAAGGGGTACACCTGGCTGCCCGAGCGCCGGCGCCGCAGCACCGGTCCCCTGGTCCGCGCCCGCCTGATGGGACAGCACACCGTCGCCCTGTGGGGCCCGGAGGCCGTGCGGTTCTTCTACGACGAGCGGCACGTGGAACGGGCGAACGCGTTGCCCGGCCCGGTGCTGAGCACCCTGTTCGGCCACGGAGCCGTGCACACCCTGGACGGTCCGGCCCATCGCGTGCGCAAGGAGCTGTTCCTTTCGCTGCTCACCGGCCCGCAGGCCGTCGCGGGCCTGGTGGAGCGGGTCGCCGAGGCCTGGGACGCGGCCGTGGAGTCGTGGCCCGGCCGGCGCTCGGTCGTGCTGTTCGACGAGGCGAGCCGGGTGCTCGCGCTGGGTGTCTGCCGGTGGGCCGGGATCCCCCTGGACGAGGCCGCCGCCGTCGACACGGCCCGGGACATGGTCGCCATGGTCGACGGCTTCGCCACCCCGGGGCCCCGGCACTGGCGGGCCCGCCGGGCCCGCAGTCGCAGCGAGGCCTGGCTGGCGGGTCTGGTGCGGGACGTCCGGGAGGGCGCCGCCACCGCGCCGGCCGGGTCGCCGCTGGACGTGGTGGTCCGGCACCTGGACGCCGACGGTCTGCCGCTCGACCCGCACCTGGCCGCGGTGGAACTCCTCAATATCGTCCGCCCCACCGTCGCGGTGTGCTGGTTCGTCACCTACGCCGGTCACGCGCTGCGGCTGCGGCCCGACGTGCGGGAGCGGCTGGCCGAGGACGACCCCGACTACGCCGTGGCGTTCGCCCACGAGCTGCGGCGCTTCTACCCGTTCGCGCCCTTCGTCGGCGGGCTGGCCGTCACCGACCTGGAGTGGCGCGGCGAGCCGATCCCGGCGGGCGCGATGGTCCTGCTCGACCTGTACGGGCAGAACCACGACCCCGAGCTGTGGGACCTGCCGTACACCTTCGAACCACAGCGCTTCCTGGAGCGGCCGCCGCAGCGCGACGACCTGGTGCCGCAGGGCGGCGGCGACCGCGCCGCCGGTCATCGCTGCCCCGGCGAGGACGTCACCGTGGCGCTGCTGCGGGCCCTGGGGCCGCGGCTGGCCCGGCTCACGTACGACGTGCCCGCCCAGGACCTGCGGATCCCGCTGACGCGGATGCCGGCGCGGGTGCGCAGCGGTTTCGTCATGGAGTCGGTCCGCGTCCCGACACGGGTGCACGCGTCCGGGTAGGCCACGGCGCACCACGCGTCCCCGCCCCGCTCCCAGGAGCGGGGCGAGCACGGGCACCCGCACCGCGCCTCCAACGGCGCCGATGCCCCCGCGACTTCGATGCCCCTCCACGCCTCCCGTGCCCCCGGCGGCCTCCAGGGGCTTCGGTGGCTCGCGGGGGCTTCGGGTCAGGTCGTGGTCAGTTCGCGGCCGATTTTGCGTCCCGCGGCGGCCACGCCCGCGCCCACCACCGCGACGGCGGCCGTGCGGCGCAGTGCCGTGCGGCGTCGGCCGCCCCAGCCTCCGTGCACGGCTCCCTCGCCGGGAGCGGGGACGTGCAGCGCTCCATGCGTGGCCGGCGCCTCCTCGTCGTGGGACAGATGGGTCCTGTCGGTCTGCCGGGCCATCACCCGCTCCGCCAGGGCCGGGTTCTTGCGCGCCCTGCGCACCAGGGCCCGCCCGGCGGGGCCGACCACCACTTCACGGTGCGGGTGACGGACCAGGTCGACGACGGCCTTGGCGACCCGCTCGGGGCTGTAGACGGGCGGCATCGCGACCACCTTGCGCCCGGTGTAGTTGGCCGACTGCTCGAAGTGCGGCGTGTCGATGGTCGCGGGCATCACCGTGCACACCCGGACACCCTTCGCCCCTTCCACCCGCAGCTGCTGCCGCAGACTCGACCCGAAGCCCTGGACGGCGTGTTTGGACATGCTGTACGGGTGGCTGTACGGCTGGGCCACGGCTCCCACGATCGAGGAGATGTTGACCAGCGTGCCCCGCCCCTGCGCCCGCATCACCGGCAGAGCCGCCCGCGCCCCGTGCACGTAGCCCATCACATTGACGTCCAGGACCCGGCGGAAGTCCTCCAGCGGTACGTCCTCGAACCGGCCGAAGGCGTTGACGGCGGCGTTGTTGACCCAGACGTCGATCCGGCCGAACTCCCGCACCGCGCGCCTCGCCAGGTCGTCGACCGCCTTGGCATCGGTCATGTCGGTCGGCACGACCAGTGTCCGCGCCCCGCGGTGCCTCTCGCACTCCTGAGCGGTCGCCTCCAGCGCCTCCTCGCGGCGGGCGGCCAGCACCACGGCGCAGCCCTTGCGTGCGAAGGCCTCGGCGGTGGCCCTGCCGATCCCGCTGGACGCTCCCGTCACCACCACGACGTGTTCCCTCAGTCGCATCGCGTACCTCCTCAGGTCCGTCGTCCCGGACGTGTCGGGTCCGGCTCCGCGCCCCGAGTACCCGAAACGGCCGATTCACCTCGCCGACGGAGTACGACCCTCCGGTAGGCACGAACATCACGGCACGAACACCACCCCGTTGCGGGGGTGGCGCCGGAGCGGCCGTGCGGTGAGGATGCTCCCTCGCGCCACGCATCCCGCTGTGGGTCGAAGGGGGCTGTCCGATGGGTTCGCACGCGGCACCGAAACGTCGTGGACGCGCACTGTGGCCCTCCCTGTGTCTCCTGCCGCTGGTGGCGCTCGTCGGCATTCCCCGTGCCGAGGGAGCACCGGTGTCGGCCGACGCCTGCCGTGTCGCGGGCACCGCGCTGCCCCGGGGCGACTGCGGGCCGTTCTGGCAGGTCCTGGCGGAGGACTTCGACGGCGACCGGGTGCCGCTGGGCGGGTTCAGCGACTGCGACCACCGGGTCGACACCTCCGCCGCCCACTGCGGGGGCCTGCGCGGCGCGTACCGCGACAACTGGTGGGCGTACCCGACGGGTTGGCGCGACACGGCCAACGACCGGGGCCGGGACGTCGTCGGTGTCCACCACCCGGAGGACACCGTGAGCGTGGGCCCTGCGGAGAACGGCGACGGCCGGATGTTCATCCGGATGTGGCGGCCCGCCGACGGGGGTCCCGTGCACGCTGCCGCGGTGGTACCCCGCGCGGTCATGCAGATGAAGTACGGCAAGTACAGCGCCCGTATCAAGGTGACGAAGCTCGCCCCGGGATACAAGTCGGCCTGGCTGCACTACGGCGGGGGCTGCGAGATGGACCATCCCGAGGGTGAGTGGACGGGCGACCTCACCGCCTTCCACCATCCCTGCGGCGGCGGGGAGCAGGGCTACTTCCCGGGGAGCGACGACTGGACGCGGTGGCACACCGTGTCGACGGAGTGGACGCCCGGCCATGTGCGGTTCTTCGTGGACGGACGGCTGGTGGGGCACGACACCCGGAACGTGCCGGACCGGCCGCTGTCGTGGGTGCTGCAGAACGAGAGCGCCCTGGAGGGGCCGGGCGCGGCCCCGGGCAGCAGCGCCCAGCTCGACATCACGTGGGTCGCGGCCTACGCGTACGGCTGGAAGTGATCGTCCCGCCGGTGCCCCCGTCCCGGCCGGGCGGAGTTTGCCCGGGGCGCGCGCCCGGCGCACGCTGGTCGTATGGCTGCGCACGAAGGCCCCGGCCCCACACTCATCACCTCCGTGCAGCGGGCCTTCCGCCTGCTGGAGGCGGTGAGCGCCCACGAGAACGGCGCGCCCGCGAAACAGCTGGCGCGGGAGACGGGGCTGCCGCTGGCCACCGCCTACCACCTGCTGCGGACCCTCGTCCACGACGGCTACCTGCGGAAACTGGCCGACGGCGGGTTCGTCCTGGGCGACAAGGTGACGGCCCTGCACACCACCGGCAGGGGTCAGGCACTGCTCAGCCGGGTCCGGCCGACGCTCGCCGCACTGCGGGACGAGCTGACCACCGCCGCGTACCTCACCTTCTACGAGGACGGTGAGATCAGGGTCGCCGAGATCGTGGACAGCGCCCGGGCGCCCCGGGTGGACCTCTGGGTGGGGTTCGAGGACGCCGGGCACGCCACCGCGCTGGGCAAGTCGGTGCTGCGCGAACTGGACGAGGAGTCCCGCAAGGACTACCTCTCCCGGCACCACCTCGCCGACCTCACTCCCCGGACCATCACCGACGCCCCGGAACTGCTCCGCCGGCTGGACGACTCCCCCATCGCACCGGCCGTCACGGACCTGGAGGAGTACGCCCTCGGCACGGTCTGTGTCGCGGTGCCCGTCTACAGCGGCGACACGCTCGGCTCGCTCGGCGTCTCCCTGCGGGCGGACCGCCTCTCCCGGCTCGACGAGGTCCGGGCCCGGCTGCTCCCGACCGCGAGCCGGGTGACCAGGGGCCTGTCGCTCACTATCTGAAAATCGTCTCCTTGTGGCGCCCGCACCGATCCTCTTTCCTGGACCAAACGGACAATTCCGGAGTGCATGCTCCACGGACAGGTGAGGACTGCGGGCGAAACATGAGGCACACCCGAGAGCTCGGTGCCGACCACGATCCGATCCGGCCGCCCCGGAAACGACCGGCCGCCGCGCAGCTGGCCTCCGGGACGCCCGTCCTGCCCGTGCTGATCGTCTCCGGCATCGTGGTCGTCGGTCTGTTCGGCGGGACCGGGCTGACCTGGCTGCCGCTGCTCGCCGTCGGGCCCGCGCTGGCCGCCACCACCAGCGGGCCCGGCGGCGTCCTCTGTGTCGGGCTGCTGGCCGGGGTGCTGGGCACACTGCTCGGCGTCCGGGAAGGGGCTCCGGGCCGTGAGCTGGCCGCCGTACTGTCCGCGCTGGCGGCCGTCACCCTGGCGAGCGGCCTGGCCGGCGCGTTGCGAGGACGGCGCGAACGGGTCCTCGCGGCCGTCCGCTCGGTCGCCGAGGCCGCCCAGCACGCGCTGCTCCAGCCGGTGCCGGCGGTCGTCGGTCCGTTCCAGGTGGCCGTCCGGTACAGCGCGGCCGCCGCGGAGGCCCGTATCGGCGGGGATCTGTACGCGCTCGTACCCACCCCCTACGGGGTACGGCTGATCGTGGGCGACGTGCGCGGCAAGGGGCTGCCCGCGGTGGGGATCGCCGCTCTGGTGGTCGGGGTGTTCCGCGAGGCGGCGTACGAGGAGCCCGACCTGCTCGCCGTCGTCGACCGGATCGAGCGGAGCCTGGCCCGCAACCTGCGCTGCGACGACTTCGTCACCGCCGTGGTCGCCGGGCACCCCGAGCCGGATCGGCTGGAGCTGGTCAACTGCGGGCACGCGCCGCCACTGCTGGTGCGCGGCGACGACGTGGTGCCCGTCGAGCCGGCCCTTCCGGCGCCGCCCCTCGGGCTGCGTGCCCTCACGGGCGAGACCCCGGCGCTCCAGACGCTGCCCTTCACCGACGGCGAACAGCTGCTGCTCTACACCGACGGGGTCACGGAGGCCCGGGACCGCGACCGCGAGTTCTACCCGCTCACGGAGCGTTTGGCACACCACCTGTCCGAGGAGCCGGCCCGCACGCTCACGGCCCTGCACGACGAACTCCTCACACACGTAGGCGGCCGCCTCCACGACGACGCGGCCCTACTCCTCCTCCGCAAGCCCCCCTCACCGACCCCGGCGACAGCGACGCCCCCTGCCACTCCAGCGGCTTCGACGGCTCCGGCAGCCCGCCGCGTCAGCGTGTCGGCGGCGCGAAGTCGTACACGGTGAAGTCGTCGACCGGGAGGTAACCGAGGCGGACGTACAGGGCGTTGCTCGTGGTGTTGGCGAGGTTGGTGAACAGCAGCACCTGCCGCGCGCCCGCGGCCGACGCGGCACGGCTCACCTCGGCGGTCACGGCTCCCGCGTACCCGCGTCCCCGCAGGCGGGCCGGGGTGTAGACGGCCGCCACCCGCACCTGACCGGCGATCACCGGGGTCACGGCGGCCATGGAGACGGGAACGCCGTCCGGGGTCTCCCAGAGGGTGACGCGTCCTTGGGCGAAGCGGGCGGCCGCGGCCTCGGTGGGCTCCTCTCCGACGGCGGCGGCGAACTCGTGGTACCAGCGGACGAGTCGCTCACGGTCCCGCGGGCCGGCCAGCCGGCTCCGGCCCGGCGGGAGCGGTCGGGGTGGGGCGAGGGTGCCGAGGCGGTACAGACGGCGACGCGCCGACAGGGTCGGCGCCGCCCCGGTGAGCCGGTGCCACGCGTCGGCGAAGGCGGAGGCGGTGCCCTGGTCCGCGCTGACGCCGGGGAGGCGATGGCCGAGGCCGGCCAGA
This genomic stretch from Streptomyces deccanensis harbors:
- a CDS encoding phosphatase PAP2 family protein, giving the protein MTLAQVGSNVIGKQVIDRRRPPLVAVERVRSGAHFPSDVAAGAVLALAAAWTTRRLPRLLLLAVRRLP
- a CDS encoding DUF5709 domain-containing protein, whose protein sequence is MSDENLADDAYQPTGGNEEQEDASPLDLQDAIDERTYDDMLDEGYSPPERPLGVTKSGTTAAEQHEGESLDDRLRQEEPDVEVPLGDGIGDLPGGEGEPVDPEAGSDRAGRLVAPDEGVRTDTTKELVAEDEGIDGGAAGAEEAAMHVVPDDRLPPVEPPEE
- a CDS encoding cytochrome P450, producing the protein MNPSPRTPLVDSSLAALVKGYTWLPERRRRSTGPLVRARLMGQHTVALWGPEAVRFFYDERHVERANALPGPVLSTLFGHGAVHTLDGPAHRVRKELFLSLLTGPQAVAGLVERVAEAWDAAVESWPGRRSVVLFDEASRVLALGVCRWAGIPLDEAAAVDTARDMVAMVDGFATPGPRHWRARRARSRSEAWLAGLVRDVREGAATAPAGSPLDVVVRHLDADGLPLDPHLAAVELLNIVRPTVAVCWFVTYAGHALRLRPDVRERLAEDDPDYAVAFAHELRRFYPFAPFVGGLAVTDLEWRGEPIPAGAMVLLDLYGQNHDPELWDLPYTFEPQRFLERPPQRDDLVPQGGGDRAAGHRCPGEDVTVALLRALGPRLARLTYDVPAQDLRIPLTRMPARVRSGFVMESVRVPTRVHASG
- a CDS encoding SDR family oxidoreductase, producing MRLREHVVVVTGASSGIGRATAEAFARKGCAVVLAARREEALEATAQECERHRGARTLVVPTDMTDAKAVDDLARRAVREFGRIDVWVNNAAVNAFGRFEDVPLEDFRRVLDVNVMGYVHGARAALPVMRAQGRGTLVNISSIVGAVAQPYSHPYSMSKHAVQGFGSSLRQQLRVEGAKGVRVCTVMPATIDTPHFEQSANYTGRKVVAMPPVYSPERVAKAVVDLVRHPHREVVVGPAGRALVRRARKNPALAERVMARQTDRTHLSHDEEAPATHGALHVPAPGEGAVHGGWGGRRRTALRRTAAVAVVGAGVAAAGRKIGRELTTT
- a CDS encoding glycoside hydrolase family 16 protein, with protein sequence MSADACRVAGTALPRGDCGPFWQVLAEDFDGDRVPLGGFSDCDHRVDTSAAHCGGLRGAYRDNWWAYPTGWRDTANDRGRDVVGVHHPEDTVSVGPAENGDGRMFIRMWRPADGGPVHAAAVVPRAVMQMKYGKYSARIKVTKLAPGYKSAWLHYGGGCEMDHPEGEWTGDLTAFHHPCGGGEQGYFPGSDDWTRWHTVSTEWTPGHVRFFVDGRLVGHDTRNVPDRPLSWVLQNESALEGPGAAPGSSAQLDITWVAAYAYGWK
- a CDS encoding IclR family transcriptional regulator codes for the protein MAAHEGPGPTLITSVQRAFRLLEAVSAHENGAPAKQLARETGLPLATAYHLLRTLVHDGYLRKLADGGFVLGDKVTALHTTGRGQALLSRVRPTLAALRDELTTAAYLTFYEDGEIRVAEIVDSARAPRVDLWVGFEDAGHATALGKSVLRELDEESRKDYLSRHHLADLTPRTITDAPELLRRLDDSPIAPAVTDLEEYALGTVCVAVPVYSGDTLGSLGVSLRADRLSRLDEVRARLLPTASRVTRGLSLTI
- a CDS encoding PP2C family protein-serine/threonine phosphatase — its product is MRHTRELGADHDPIRPPRKRPAAAQLASGTPVLPVLIVSGIVVVGLFGGTGLTWLPLLAVGPALAATTSGPGGVLCVGLLAGVLGTLLGVREGAPGRELAAVLSALAAVTLASGLAGALRGRRERVLAAVRSVAEAAQHALLQPVPAVVGPFQVAVRYSAAAAEARIGGDLYALVPTPYGVRLIVGDVRGKGLPAVGIAALVVGVFREAAYEEPDLLAVVDRIERSLARNLRCDDFVTAVVAGHPEPDRLELVNCGHAPPLLVRGDDVVPVEPALPAPPLGLRALTGETPALQTLPFTDGEQLLLYTDGVTEARDRDREFYPLTERLAHHLSEEPARTLTALHDELLTHVGGRLHDDAALLLLRKPPSPTPATATPPATPAASTAPAARRVSVSAARSRTR
- a CDS encoding GNAT family N-acetyltransferase; this encodes MTPPDGRRGADEDGRWHVTGDVDDFLARAGDFLRSRPAPHTVHLTVTETLRTSGADAYGVEAPVLGLLERAGEVRATFFRTPPHRLNLTPLTPGEADALAARLAGLGHRLPGVSADQGTASAFADAWHRLTGAAPTLSARRRLYRLGTLAPPRPLPPGRSRLAGPRDRERLVRWYHEFAAAVGEEPTEAAAARFAQGRVTLWETPDGVPVSMAAVTPVIAGQVRVAAVYTPARLRGRGYAGAVTAEVSRAASAAGARQVLLFTNLANTTSNALYVRLGYLPVDDFTVYDFAPPTR